A window of the Candidatus Kryptoniota bacterium genome harbors these coding sequences:
- a CDS encoding ABC transporter ATP-binding protein has product MLVIPMPYAIELLDITKRFARTVANDDVTLRVVAGSIHALVGENGAGKTTLMETLYGLYQPDSGSIMVHGKKVVIRSPHDSIKLGIGMVHQHFMLVPTLTVLENIVLGMETTRHLLMDLKKSASKVEAIAEKFSLHVPLDERVEHVGVGVQQRVEILKAIYRKAEVLILDEPTAVLTPQESTQLFKILRGLRDEGKTIILITHKLNEVMEISDRISVMRKGRMVGELETARTNPQEIAQLMVGRPVLLRVEKGAAKKSKPALQVRNLSFVDRRGVSVLSDVSFEVASGEILGIAGVEGNGQSQLIECIAGLSKPATGSIMLDGTEISSHTVREVFENGIAHVPEDRIKRGLVIDMSICENLILGLHNRPQFGGPFSLDRAKIKENARNLIERYDIRPPDPEVHTRGLSGGNQQKVIIARELSRNAKVIIASQPTRGVDIGGIEFIHRTLIASRDAGIAILLVSADLNEILGLSDRIAVMYGGKITRIFPDNKVQESELGLYMTGSKGNDEKIPA; this is encoded by the coding sequence TTGCTAGTCATCCCAATGCCCTACGCCATAGAACTACTCGACATCACGAAGCGCTTCGCGCGCACGGTCGCCAACGACGACGTTACGCTGAGAGTCGTCGCGGGTTCGATACATGCTCTTGTCGGAGAAAACGGAGCGGGCAAGACCACGCTGATGGAAACTCTATACGGCTTGTACCAGCCCGACTCCGGCAGCATCATGGTGCACGGGAAGAAGGTGGTGATCAGATCGCCTCACGATTCCATAAAGCTCGGGATCGGAATGGTCCACCAGCACTTCATGCTCGTTCCGACTCTGACGGTTCTTGAGAACATCGTACTCGGTATGGAGACAACGCGGCATTTACTCATGGACCTGAAGAAATCGGCTTCCAAGGTCGAAGCAATTGCCGAAAAATTTTCACTGCATGTTCCGCTCGATGAAAGAGTCGAGCATGTCGGTGTCGGAGTCCAGCAAAGAGTGGAAATACTTAAGGCGATCTATCGCAAGGCGGAAGTGCTCATACTTGACGAACCGACTGCTGTCCTGACGCCGCAGGAGTCTACCCAGCTATTCAAGATCCTTCGTGGATTAAGAGATGAGGGGAAAACGATCATTCTCATCACGCACAAGCTCAATGAAGTGATGGAAATAAGCGACCGCATTTCGGTAATGAGGAAAGGAAGGATGGTTGGCGAGCTCGAGACAGCAAGAACTAACCCGCAGGAAATCGCGCAGTTAATGGTGGGCAGGCCAGTTCTACTTCGGGTGGAGAAAGGCGCGGCTAAGAAATCAAAGCCGGCACTCCAGGTGAGGAATCTGAGCTTCGTCGACCGGCGCGGCGTATCCGTTCTTTCGGACGTTTCTTTCGAGGTTGCATCGGGAGAGATCCTCGGCATCGCCGGCGTCGAAGGGAACGGCCAATCGCAGCTCATCGAATGTATCGCGGGACTAAGCAAGCCCGCGACAGGTTCTATAATGCTTGACGGGACGGAGATTTCATCTCATACAGTGCGTGAAGTATTCGAAAATGGAATCGCTCATGTTCCCGAAGACCGGATAAAACGAGGACTCGTCATCGACATGTCGATCTGCGAAAATCTGATTCTCGGATTACATAATCGGCCGCAGTTCGGTGGACCTTTTTCTCTCGACCGGGCGAAGATAAAAGAAAACGCCAGAAACTTGATCGAAAGATACGACATCCGGCCGCCCGACCCCGAGGTTCACACGCGCGGACTTTCAGGAGGAAACCAGCAGAAAGTGATAATCGCGCGCGAGCTTTCACGGAACGCGAAGGTAATCATCGCCAGTCAACCGACGCGCGGAGTCGACATCGGTGGTATCGAATTCATTCACAGAACTCTGATCGCCTCGCGAGACGCGGGAATTGCAATACTCCTCGTGTCGGCAGATCTCAACGAGATACTCGGTTTGTCGGATAGAATAGCCGTCATGTACGGCGGGAAGATCACAAGGATATTCCCTGACAATAAAGTTCAGGAGAGCGAGCTTGGATTATATATGACTGGATCGAAAGGCAATGACGAAAAGATCCCTGCTTGA